One Tumebacillus amylolyticus DNA segment encodes these proteins:
- a CDS encoding GGDEF domain-containing protein encodes MSFKQLATGTTLLGLILVLIVAISISPNLHTHDALILVTLFGLYGFTEFFPLKRDQFSISLLLCVDLVIFVKFGLVALVFTSQVVHFFSRWYRQRKFEFWKTLANNGMFLFVNGGSSATFYLLGGTHHDKMSVNLFPLFGYCAAHFLFNHLILFLYFRKLDGTTTFQAHLKRTKFDIFSTLFAASLGFLVIMLYEGDGLYGLIAFGMPMVLCVYVFKLFNDVWRSNTLFRNLAALTGDFSGVLEVEALFARVTEELPKWFDNVHCVIFLRQDENLNAISRSAGCGSQDLDALHRYLSQHEDSLRDDPTLTKRLGDDPQFAGTVYKNLVVAPFHSSYADYGFCCLLAPKSNIFDATTLDAVSILANQLSISYHNAMRYENVEKQSLYDELTQLPNHRYGEKRLTEEMEMLTDGVALSLLLIDLDHFKKINDTYGHLAGNKVLQTIARTFEDALEGREFAARYGGEEFIIVLPGSDSAQALRLGEDIRSTVEAMEVPVPTLDGNIVTIKLTVSIGIAAYPDDAEDSLSLMRFADRAMYIGAKRAGRNRVALYREEKESAGSRPSTADVHEGSCI; translated from the coding sequence TTGTCATTTAAGCAACTCGCGACTGGTACGACTCTTCTCGGCTTGATCCTCGTTCTCATCGTTGCCATCTCGATCTCACCGAATCTTCACACCCATGACGCTTTGATTTTGGTCACGCTGTTTGGCTTGTACGGGTTTACGGAGTTTTTTCCTCTGAAGCGCGATCAATTCTCGATTTCGTTGCTGCTGTGTGTGGATCTTGTGATTTTTGTGAAGTTCGGTCTGGTTGCGCTCGTGTTCACGAGTCAGGTCGTTCACTTCTTCTCTAGATGGTACCGACAACGGAAGTTTGAATTTTGGAAGACCCTTGCGAACAACGGGATGTTCCTGTTCGTTAATGGAGGTTCGTCCGCCACGTTCTATCTGCTCGGCGGCACCCACCATGACAAGATGTCGGTGAATTTGTTCCCGCTGTTCGGGTATTGTGCCGCCCACTTTCTGTTCAACCACCTGATTCTCTTCCTGTACTTCCGCAAATTAGACGGCACAACGACTTTTCAGGCGCATTTGAAGCGCACCAAGTTCGACATCTTCTCCACCCTGTTTGCTGCCTCCCTCGGTTTTCTCGTCATCATGCTCTATGAGGGGGACGGGCTGTACGGCCTGATCGCCTTCGGGATGCCGATGGTGCTCTGCGTATACGTTTTCAAACTGTTCAACGACGTGTGGAGGTCGAACACGCTGTTTCGCAATTTGGCCGCTCTGACTGGGGACTTCTCAGGTGTTTTGGAAGTAGAAGCCTTGTTTGCCCGCGTGACGGAAGAATTACCGAAGTGGTTTGACAACGTCCACTGTGTGATCTTCCTCCGTCAAGACGAGAACTTGAACGCCATCTCCCGCTCGGCCGGGTGTGGAAGCCAAGACCTCGACGCGCTGCACCGCTATCTCTCCCAGCATGAAGACTCTCTGCGCGATGACCCGACGCTCACGAAGCGGCTCGGCGATGACCCGCAGTTTGCCGGGACGGTGTACAAAAACTTGGTGGTCGCTCCGTTCCATTCAAGCTATGCCGATTACGGGTTCTGTTGCCTGCTCGCACCGAAGAGCAATATTTTTGACGCCACGACGCTCGATGCCGTTTCCATCCTCGCCAACCAACTCTCGATCTCGTACCACAATGCGATGCGCTACGAGAACGTCGAGAAGCAGAGCTTGTACGACGAACTCACCCAATTGCCCAACCATCGCTATGGGGAGAAGCGGTTGACGGAAGAGATGGAGATGCTGACCGACGGAGTTGCGCTGTCTCTCCTGCTGATCGATTTGGATCATTTCAAGAAAATCAACGATACGTACGGACATCTCGCGGGCAACAAAGTCTTGCAGACCATCGCCCGCACGTTCGAAGACGCGCTGGAAGGCCGAGAGTTCGCCGCCCGGTACGGCGGAGAGGAATTTATCATCGTGTTGCCGGGCTCCGATTCGGCGCAGGCTCTGCGTCTTGGCGAAGACATTCGCTCCACCGTGGAAGCGATGGAAGTTCCCGTGCCGACGCTGGACGGCAACATCGTGACCATCAAATTGACCGTCTCGATTGGGATCGCCGCCTATCCGGACGATGCCGAAGACTCGCTGTCGCTGATGCGCTTCGCTGACCGTGCCATGTACATCGGTGCCAAACGAGCCGGACGCAACCGCGTCGCCCTCTATCGCGAGGAGAAGGAAAGCGCCGGATCGCGCCCCTCAACTGCTGATGTTCACGAAGGCTCCTGCATCTAG
- a CDS encoding MFS transporter, with protein MSSGTSSTASFFRNRFVRAILLSGLFLQLGIWIRNFAVLLYVMEKTNNDPTAVSLISVAEFAPIFLFSFIGGTFADRWRPKRTMVWCDFLSAISVFVVLLTLLVGTWQVIFFATLVSAILSQFSQPSGMKLFKLHVPEEQMQMGMSMYQTMFAMFMIIGPALGTWVYQTYGIHWSVGIMGIAFLLSAATLMFLPPDRVEEQSTTTSLGQEMKEGVRYVLKRPVLRSMAGGFMGAGLAVGLIQPLGVFVVLEQLGQPKEFLQWLLMINGVAMIVGGGLAMTIGKKMPPQLMLTIGMIVSAITVVMMGFSTSIYLTFAAQFFSGLVMPLIQIGINTMMLKATEEQFIGRVNGILNPLFMGMMVITMSLAGMLKGLTSLSIVYTISGVFFLIGMVAVLPLFRLLPNKVESAEA; from the coding sequence TTGAGTAGTGGCACTTCCAGCACGGCAAGTTTTTTCCGTAATCGTTTCGTTCGTGCGATCTTGTTGTCCGGCCTGTTCTTGCAGTTGGGCATCTGGATCCGAAATTTTGCAGTTTTGTTGTACGTTATGGAGAAGACCAACAACGATCCGACCGCGGTTTCGTTGATTTCGGTGGCGGAGTTTGCGCCGATCTTCCTGTTTTCGTTCATCGGCGGTACGTTTGCAGACCGTTGGCGTCCGAAGCGCACGATGGTTTGGTGTGACTTCCTGAGTGCGATCTCCGTGTTCGTGGTCTTGCTGACCTTGTTGGTGGGGACGTGGCAAGTGATCTTCTTCGCGACGCTGGTTTCTGCGATTCTCTCGCAGTTCTCGCAGCCGTCGGGGATGAAGCTGTTCAAACTCCACGTGCCGGAAGAACAGATGCAGATGGGCATGTCGATGTACCAGACGATGTTCGCGATGTTCATGATCATCGGCCCGGCACTCGGTACCTGGGTGTATCAAACCTACGGCATTCATTGGTCGGTCGGGATCATGGGCATCGCGTTCCTGCTCTCCGCAGCGACGTTGATGTTCCTCCCGCCGGATCGAGTGGAGGAACAGAGCACGACGACCTCGCTTGGACAGGAAATGAAAGAGGGCGTTCGCTATGTGCTGAAACGCCCGGTTCTGCGCAGCATGGCAGGCGGTTTTATGGGGGCGGGCTTGGCAGTCGGTCTCATCCAGCCGCTCGGCGTGTTCGTCGTCTTGGAGCAGTTGGGCCAGCCCAAGGAGTTCCTCCAATGGTTGCTGATGATCAACGGCGTCGCCATGATCGTCGGCGGAGGTCTCGCCATGACGATCGGCAAAAAAATGCCGCCGCAGTTGATGCTCACCATCGGGATGATCGTCTCTGCGATTACGGTCGTCATGATGGGCTTCTCGACGAGCATCTATCTGACATTTGCAGCACAGTTCTTCAGTGGGCTGGTAATGCCGCTGATCCAGATTGGCATCAACACGATGATGCTCAAAGCAACGGAGGAGCAGTTCATCGGTCGTGTCAACGGCATCCTCAACCCGCTGTTCATGGGGATGATGGTGATCACGATGAGTTTGGCCGGCATGTTGAAAGGTCTGACCTCTCTGTCGATCGTGTACACGATCTCGGGTGTGTTTTTCCTGATCGGGATGGTCGCCGTTCTGCCGCTGTTCCGCTTGTTGCCGAACAAAGTAGAGAGCGCCGAAGCGTAA
- the hutG gene encoding formimidoylglutamase: MSEIPFLKTPEQAAFRDHMETKVAHWLTQWDGRESIAAGLIGLPLSKPSISHSGASTTPAAVRAAFKSFTTYSLEYGVDLQTLAVRDLGDIQMHPTDIHECHRRIEEGLSALYQEHPHLVPILIGGDHSTSCPSIKAFAAKYPDKKIGILHFDAHHDVRNLEDGGPTNGTPFRGLLESGVVEGRHIVQIGIRGFMNSKAYHEYVKSHGVHIFTSRDVRRMGIDAVLDQALELAGDGTEALFVSFDVDVIDQAYAPGCPAVGTGGMNPWDALDALYRLGQLPQVQGLDFVEFDPTVDVRNLTTRMTVQFLLTFLAGFSQRPTSE; the protein is encoded by the coding sequence ATGAGCGAGATCCCGTTCCTGAAAACTCCCGAGCAAGCGGCGTTTCGCGATCATATGGAAACCAAAGTCGCCCACTGGCTGACCCAGTGGGACGGCCGGGAATCAATCGCGGCGGGTCTCATCGGCCTGCCGCTCTCCAAACCGTCGATTTCGCACTCCGGTGCTTCCACCACCCCGGCTGCCGTCCGAGCGGCGTTCAAATCGTTCACCACGTACAGTTTGGAGTACGGTGTCGACCTGCAAACCCTCGCTGTGCGCGACTTGGGCGACATCCAGATGCACCCGACCGACATCCACGAGTGCCATCGCCGCATCGAAGAAGGTCTGAGCGCACTCTATCAGGAACACCCACACCTCGTCCCGATCTTGATCGGAGGCGATCACTCGACCTCGTGCCCGTCGATCAAAGCGTTCGCCGCCAAATACCCGGACAAAAAAATCGGCATCCTCCACTTCGACGCCCACCACGACGTGCGCAATCTCGAAGACGGAGGTCCGACCAACGGCACGCCGTTCCGTGGACTGTTGGAGTCGGGAGTCGTGGAGGGTCGTCACATCGTCCAGATCGGCATCCGGGGTTTCATGAATTCCAAAGCCTACCACGAGTATGTGAAAAGCCACGGCGTTCACATCTTCACGTCTCGCGATGTCCGACGTATGGGCATTGACGCTGTGCTCGACCAAGCGTTGGAGCTGGCGGGGGACGGGACGGAAGCGTTGTTTGTCTCGTTTGACGTCGATGTGATCGACCAAGCGTATGCACCGGGTTGTCCGGCGGTCGGCACAGGCGGGATGAACCCTTGGGACGCGCTGGATGCTCTGTACAGACTCGGTCAGCTGCCGCAGGTACAGGGTCTGGACTTCGTCGAGTTCGATCCGACCGTCGATGTGCGCAACTTGACCACGCGAATGACGGTGCAGTTTTTGCTGACGTTCCTCGCCGGTTTCAGCCAACGTCCAACGTCGGAGTGA
- the hutU gene encoding urocanate hydratase, with product MTTEQKRTIRAPRGTELNCKGWVQEAAMRMLMNNLDPEVAERPEDLVVYGGIGKAARNWPSYDAIVRELQRLESDETLLVQSGKPVGVFKTHERAPRVLLSNSVLVPAWANWEHFRELEQKGLMMYGQMTAGSWIYIGTQGILQGTYETFAEAARQHSGGTLRGTLTLTAGLGGMGGAQPLAVTMNDGVVIAVEVDRTRIERRIQTRYCDVLAETLDEALALADEAKQAGKPLSIGLLGNAAEIFTEFVDRGIKPDFVTDQTSAHDPLIGYIPEGYSLEQAAELRTSDPTRYVELSKASMAKHVQAMLNLQKMGSVVFDYGNNIRQVAFDEGVQDAFNFPGFVPAYIRPLFCEGKGPFRWAALSGDPEDIRKTDELVLKLFPENDHLRRWVTMAGERVAFQGLPARICWLGYGERAKFGLAINEMVKNGELKAPIVIGRDHLDCGSVASPNRETEAMKDGSDAVGDWAILNALINTSAGASWVSVHHGGGVGMGYSLHAGMVVVADGTDAAAERLQAVLTSDPGMGIIRHVDAGYDEAIESAEKHGVRVPMRDQA from the coding sequence ATGACCACCGAACAAAAACGAACCATCCGTGCTCCGCGCGGCACTGAACTGAACTGCAAAGGCTGGGTCCAAGAAGCGGCGATGCGCATGCTGATGAACAACCTCGACCCGGAAGTCGCAGAACGCCCGGAAGACCTCGTCGTCTACGGCGGGATCGGCAAAGCGGCCCGCAACTGGCCGTCCTACGACGCCATCGTCCGTGAACTGCAACGTCTGGAAAGCGACGAAACCCTGCTGGTTCAATCCGGCAAGCCGGTCGGCGTCTTCAAAACGCATGAGCGTGCGCCGCGCGTCCTGCTTTCGAACTCCGTCCTCGTTCCGGCGTGGGCGAACTGGGAACATTTCCGTGAATTGGAGCAGAAGGGTCTGATGATGTACGGCCAGATGACCGCCGGTTCCTGGATCTACATTGGCACCCAAGGCATCCTCCAAGGAACGTACGAAACCTTCGCAGAAGCAGCTCGCCAGCACAGCGGCGGCACGTTGCGCGGGACCCTGACGCTCACAGCTGGTCTTGGCGGTATGGGCGGGGCGCAACCGCTCGCCGTCACCATGAACGACGGCGTCGTCATCGCGGTCGAAGTCGACCGTACCCGCATCGAGCGCCGCATCCAGACTCGCTACTGCGACGTGCTCGCCGAAACGCTCGACGAAGCTCTGGCCCTCGCAGACGAAGCGAAACAAGCGGGCAAGCCGCTCTCCATCGGGCTGCTCGGCAACGCCGCTGAAATTTTCACCGAGTTCGTAGACCGCGGCATCAAGCCGGACTTCGTGACCGACCAAACCTCGGCGCACGACCCGCTGATCGGCTACATCCCGGAAGGCTACTCGCTGGAACAAGCGGCTGAACTGCGCACGTCCGACCCGACCCGCTATGTAGAACTCTCCAAAGCCAGCATGGCGAAGCACGTCCAAGCGATGCTCAATCTGCAAAAAATGGGCTCCGTCGTGTTCGACTACGGCAACAACATCCGCCAAGTGGCGTTTGACGAAGGTGTGCAGGACGCATTCAACTTCCCAGGCTTCGTACCGGCGTATATCCGTCCGCTGTTCTGCGAAGGCAAAGGCCCGTTCCGTTGGGCGGCGCTCTCTGGCGATCCGGAAGACATTCGCAAAACGGATGAACTCGTGCTGAAACTGTTCCCGGAAAACGACCACCTGCGCCGTTGGGTCACGATGGCGGGCGAACGCGTCGCGTTCCAAGGTCTCCCGGCGCGCATCTGCTGGCTCGGCTACGGCGAACGCGCCAAGTTTGGTCTCGCGATCAACGAAATGGTGAAAAACGGCGAGCTCAAAGCCCCGATCGTCATCGGTCGCGACCACCTCGACTGTGGCTCCGTCGCTTCTCCGAACCGCGAAACGGAAGCGATGAAAGACGGCTCCGACGCAGTGGGCGACTGGGCGATCTTGAACGCATTGATCAACACGTCGGCGGGCGCCTCTTGGGTCTCCGTTCACCACGGCGGAGGTGTTGGCATGGGCTACTCCTTGCACGCGGGGATGGTCGTTGTGGCAGACGGCACCGATGCAGCAGCAGAGCGACTGCAAGCCGTTCTGACTTCCGACCCGGGCATGGGCATCATCCGCCACGTCGATGCAGGCTACGACGAAGCGATTGAATCGGCTGAGAAGCACGGTGTCCGCGTCCCGATGCGCGACCAAGCTTAG
- a CDS encoding aldo/keto reductase, which translates to MTAQFTRTLSFGPQEVEVSALALGCMGLAGTWDPEEFSADHLKRGIAALETAVEAGITFYDHADIYGRTMCESVFGEFLDMNSGLRERLFLASKCGIILGDEQTPYHYNLSKPYILESVQGSLKRLQTDYIDLYQIHRPDPHTHPRETASALNQLVKDGLVRYIGVSNHLPSHVLALQAYLDVPIVSTQPAISLWNQETMYNGVLDQALEKNIRPLAYSPLGGGVLAGKNLEKHQDDPRLPKLLTAFEVLGEKYNATPAQLSLAWLMQHPAGIIPLFGSNNPENIREAVGATRIELSHEDWYILWSAGRELPLP; encoded by the coding sequence ATGACAGCACAGTTTACCCGCACCCTTTCCTTTGGTCCGCAGGAAGTGGAAGTCAGCGCATTGGCGCTGGGTTGTATGGGGTTGGCGGGCACGTGGGACCCGGAGGAGTTCTCCGCCGATCATCTGAAGCGCGGCATCGCAGCTCTGGAAACGGCGGTCGAAGCGGGCATTACGTTCTACGACCATGCCGACATCTACGGGCGCACGATGTGTGAGAGCGTGTTCGGCGAGTTCCTCGACATGAACTCCGGCCTGCGCGAACGTTTGTTTCTCGCTTCCAAATGCGGCATCATCCTCGGCGATGAGCAGACTCCGTATCATTACAACTTGTCCAAACCCTACATCTTAGAGAGCGTCCAAGGTTCCTTGAAACGTCTCCAGACCGACTACATCGATCTCTACCAGATCCACCGCCCCGATCCGCATACACACCCGCGCGAGACGGCCTCCGCGCTGAACCAACTTGTCAAGGATGGTCTCGTCCGCTACATCGGCGTTTCCAACCACTTGCCTTCACATGTATTGGCTTTGCAAGCCTACCTCGACGTGCCGATCGTCTCCACGCAACCGGCGATTTCGCTGTGGAACCAAGAGACGATGTACAACGGCGTCCTCGATCAAGCTCTGGAAAAAAACATTCGCCCACTCGCCTATTCTCCGCTTGGCGGCGGCGTGCTGGCGGGAAAAAACTTGGAGAAACACCAAGACGACCCCCGTCTGCCGAAGTTGCTCACCGCATTCGAAGTCCTCGGTGAGAAATACAACGCCACTCCGGCACAACTCAGCCTCGCTTGGCTGATGCAACACCCGGCGGGCATCATCCCGCTGTTTGGCAGCAACAACCCGGAAAACATCCGCGAAGCGGTCGGCGCCACACGCATCGAACTCAGCCACGAGGATTGGTACATCCTCTGGTCGGCAGGACGAGAACTTCCACTTCCGTAA
- the hutI gene encoding imidazolonepropionase — MKKIPTTIDVLLHNIGTLVTPQGNHPRGGASMKELQVIEKAAVAIANGRIALVGTEQDVRETLQKAGVEIHEELDAGGRLVTPGLVDPHTHLVHGGSREHELALKRSGVPYLEILAMGGGILSTVTSTRKASEDDLYTKARKSLNEMMLQGVTTVEAKSGYGLTLEDELKQLRVAKRLNETHPLDLVSTFMGAHAVPPEYKGREEEFVDLIVNEMLPRVTDEGLAEFCDVFCEHGVFSVEQSRRILMEGKRNGLIPKIHADEIVPLGGAELAGEVGAISAEHLLATSDEGMQEMANAGVIPVLLPGTSFNLGLTQHARARDMIDTYELPVALSTDYNPGSCPTESIQLIIALASVNLKMTPEEILTACTINAANALGRGFEIGTIEGGKKADLAIFDAPNLAYLPYHFGINHTFGVLKDGRVVVWERGVTV, encoded by the coding sequence ATGAAAAAAATCCCGACCACGATTGATGTTCTGCTCCACAACATCGGCACCCTCGTCACGCCGCAGGGCAACCACCCGCGCGGCGGGGCGAGCATGAAGGAGTTGCAAGTGATCGAAAAAGCGGCCGTCGCCATCGCAAACGGCCGGATTGCACTCGTCGGTACTGAACAAGATGTGCGCGAGACGTTGCAAAAAGCGGGCGTCGAAATTCACGAAGAACTCGACGCCGGCGGACGTTTGGTCACACCGGGTCTCGTCGATCCGCACACCCACCTCGTTCACGGCGGTTCCCGCGAGCACGAACTGGCGCTGAAACGCTCCGGCGTCCCGTACTTGGAGATTCTCGCGATGGGCGGCGGCATCCTCAGCACCGTAACTTCAACCCGCAAAGCAAGTGAGGACGACCTCTACACCAAAGCCCGCAAGAGTCTCAACGAGATGATGCTCCAAGGCGTCACCACCGTCGAAGCAAAAAGCGGCTATGGCCTGACTCTCGAAGACGAGTTGAAACAGTTGCGTGTCGCAAAACGCCTCAACGAAACGCATCCTCTTGACCTCGTCTCGACCTTTATGGGCGCACACGCCGTTCCGCCGGAGTACAAGGGACGCGAGGAGGAGTTCGTCGATCTCATCGTCAACGAGATGCTCCCACGCGTCACCGACGAAGGCTTGGCGGAGTTTTGCGACGTGTTCTGTGAACATGGCGTTTTCTCCGTGGAGCAATCTCGCCGTATCTTGATGGAAGGCAAGCGTAACGGCTTGATTCCGAAGATTCACGCCGACGAGATCGTGCCGCTCGGCGGGGCGGAATTGGCAGGAGAAGTGGGCGCAATCTCGGCGGAACATCTGCTGGCCACTTCAGATGAGGGCATGCAAGAGATGGCGAACGCAGGTGTGATTCCCGTCTTGCTCCCGGGGACGTCGTTCAACCTCGGCCTTACCCAACACGCTCGAGCTCGCGATATGATCGACACCTACGAACTGCCGGTCGCGCTGTCCACCGACTACAACCCCGGCTCTTGCCCGACCGAGTCGATCCAACTGATCATCGCGCTGGCATCTGTGAACCTCAAGATGACCCCTGAGGAAATTCTGACCGCTTGCACGATCAACGCCGCCAACGCGCTGGGTCGCGGCTTTGAGATCGGAACGATCGAAGGAGGCAAGAAAGCGGACCTCGCGATTTTTGACGCCCCGAACTTGGCGTACTTGCCGTATCATTTCGGCATCAACCACACGTTCGGTGTACTCAAGGACGGTCGTGTCGTCGTCTGGGAACGCGGGGTAACCGTATGA
- a CDS encoding histidine phosphatase family protein, with amino-acid sequence MKKIYVVRHCKAAGQAEDAPLTEEGQEQAEQLADFLQNVGAQQLVASQYLRAVQTLEPLAARLGLSIRQDERLGERVLSAKDEPNWMEMLQAAFEDLHLCYEGGESGIQVMERAVGAVQEILTSGAETTVLASHGGLVTHLLKHFDDSFGFESWKALRNPDVFVLTFEGDAVQIKRAWK; translated from the coding sequence TTGAAAAAAATCTACGTAGTTCGTCATTGCAAAGCGGCAGGACAAGCGGAGGACGCACCCTTGACGGAGGAAGGGCAAGAGCAGGCCGAGCAACTGGCCGATTTTTTACAAAATGTAGGAGCGCAGCAGTTGGTAGCCAGCCAGTATCTGCGCGCTGTGCAGACCCTGGAACCGTTGGCCGCTCGTCTGGGTCTGTCGATCCGTCAAGACGAGCGTCTCGGCGAGCGTGTGCTGTCCGCCAAGGACGAGCCGAATTGGATGGAGATGTTGCAAGCGGCGTTTGAAGATCTGCACTTGTGTTATGAAGGCGGGGAATCCGGCATTCAAGTGATGGAGCGCGCCGTGGGAGCTGTCCAGGAGATCTTGACGTCTGGTGCGGAAACAACCGTGCTTGCGTCTCATGGAGGTCTTGTCACGCACCTTTTGAAACATTTTGACGACTCGTTTGGTTTTGAGTCATGGAAAGCGTTACGCAATCCGGATGTTTTCGTACTGACGTTTGAAGGGGATGCTGTGCAAATCAAACGGGCGTGGAAGTAA
- a CDS encoding aldehyde dehydrogenase family protein, with product MSSLTQINPATGEILTPVEEWSADEVRAGMERARSASPGWASTPLTERLRYVARLREYITDHVEELARELASYTGKVYTEAMVLEVFPVADSLAYYEQNAVKILAAQRVKTPIVFFGNHSYIEYKPMGVIAVIAPWNFPFLLSVTPVISALLAGNCVMLKPSEVAPGVGVLIERCFQAMKLPDGVFQVAHGGRETGAALTASRPDKIFFTGSVATGRKIMAAAAEHLIPVELELGGKDPMIVFEDADLERAANAAVWGAFTNAGQVCMSVERVYVHEAVYQAFLTKVLEKTAALRRGVDYGSMTFPPQVEIVQTHLRDAVARGAKVECGGRAAEDGTLYFEPTVVSGVDHSMQLMIDETFGPVLPIMTFRTEEEALRLANDSIYGLNASVFTLDLAKAKRVTRQLISGNVCINEVITSMANPHLPFGGVKQSGMGRYHGPIGLHTFSHQTSVMASPGKKPREIGWHPYTPDRDQALAGLTRLLYGRNRSQGLKSWRVILRELLGTYKKRS from the coding sequence ATGAGCAGCCTCACCCAAATCAACCCGGCTACAGGTGAAATTTTGACCCCTGTAGAGGAATGGAGCGCCGACGAAGTTCGCGCCGGCATGGAGCGGGCCCGCTCCGCATCTCCCGGCTGGGCGTCCACTCCGCTGACGGAACGCCTGCGCTATGTCGCTCGTCTGCGCGAATACATCACAGATCATGTGGAAGAGCTCGCCCGCGAACTCGCCTCCTATACGGGCAAAGTGTATACCGAAGCGATGGTGTTGGAGGTGTTCCCCGTCGCCGATTCGCTGGCGTATTACGAGCAGAATGCCGTGAAAATTCTGGCAGCTCAGCGTGTGAAGACCCCGATCGTCTTCTTCGGCAACCATTCCTATATTGAATACAAGCCGATGGGCGTTATCGCGGTCATTGCACCGTGGAACTTCCCGTTCCTGCTCTCGGTAACACCTGTGATCTCCGCACTGCTTGCAGGAAATTGCGTGATGCTCAAGCCCTCCGAAGTCGCTCCGGGTGTCGGTGTGTTGATCGAGCGCTGCTTCCAAGCGATGAAGCTCCCCGACGGGGTGTTTCAAGTTGCGCACGGGGGCCGTGAAACGGGAGCGGCGTTGACCGCGTCTCGTCCTGATAAAATTTTCTTCACCGGCAGTGTCGCAACGGGTCGCAAGATCATGGCGGCCGCCGCCGAACACTTGATCCCCGTTGAACTGGAATTGGGCGGCAAGGACCCGATGATCGTGTTCGAAGACGCCGATCTCGAACGTGCCGCCAACGCCGCCGTCTGGGGTGCTTTTACGAATGCGGGTCAAGTCTGCATGTCGGTTGAACGCGTGTACGTTCACGAAGCGGTCTACCAAGCCTTCCTGACCAAAGTCTTGGAAAAAACAGCCGCGCTCCGCCGAGGCGTCGACTACGGCTCGATGACGTTCCCCCCGCAAGTGGAGATCGTGCAGACTCACTTACGCGACGCCGTGGCTCGCGGTGCGAAGGTCGAGTGTGGCGGTCGGGCGGCTGAGGACGGGACTCTCTACTTTGAACCGACGGTCGTGTCGGGAGTCGACCACAGCATGCAACTGATGATCGACGAGACGTTCGGGCCGGTGCTTCCGATCATGACGTTTCGAACGGAGGAGGAAGCCCTGCGCCTCGCCAACGACTCCATCTACGGTCTCAACGCGTCGGTGTTCACCCTCGATCTCGCAAAAGCGAAGCGCGTCACCCGGCAATTGATCTCCGGCAACGTCTGCATCAACGAAGTCATCACGTCGATGGCGAACCCTCACTTGCCGTTTGGCGGGGTTAAACAAAGCGGCATGGGCCGCTACCACGGGCCGATTGGGTTGCACACGTTCTCTCACCAGACGTCTGTGATGGCGAGCCCCGGCAAGAAGCCTCGCGAGATCGGCTGGCACCCCTATACGCCCGACCGAGACCAAGCCTTGGCAGGTCTCACCCGCCTGCTCTACGGTCGCAATCGCTCACAAGGGTTGAAGTCGTGGCGAGTGATTCTCCGCGAACTCCTCGGCACCTACAAGAAACGATCCTAA